Proteins from a genomic interval of Natator depressus isolate rNatDep1 chromosome 20, rNatDep2.hap1, whole genome shotgun sequence:
- the LOC141975332 gene encoding transforming growth factor beta receptor type 3-like — MAAWSSILLLLLLWGQSAAAWHWALCQARPLSARHPVLGFWERIRAGTGCASRGRSASGREVHVLVLRGLAGRMGARQVSLELGPAPHGRAPIFVLSSPAPVVWSLQTAQVALGEQWTFQVSPGSRVSALGGVSVTETQLPQTPRGLLRWAHEEHGGVSSLAAYRGVNTVYVRLGDDGVLPGACKPRRNFLSPTHFASDVQPQPLRGCLTSDPPWDPEVHVILSKGARPRPPAHLTVELQAPQGCCSPRLELIVVLKSEGATSWLVRIHHMAGRLRVLASHKVSVSCTEPEPDLALSSSMSLGLAYASDPMAWAMEQGLPGVTSYTEAEQVNRFLVIVGLDGDPKAPHPSIPPPRPAKISPMIWERSRAAPGGRSAVGLAGALSVACLSERVVAHVNKDMLQAARLSPARVTLRDPSCAAQSNGTHFLLESSLAGCGALRIPALGPTSGIVRYQNAVVLRGSGPGVAPGGSPLPARQAEDSSESIEFSCSSPSLSQPSRFAKPILDLPFHLGRVLLSLEVYSSEAFTKAQGPCTVSANSRVFVEAALAAFDPWLSFSIRLCFLSPSSSSSLDSPYILVRGGCPAHPDVSLHPPHKGAAGQASPSGSQELQRLSFLLRPLYNDSIQFLHCRLALCAQEPQGQAGVYGGALPKCGPQAGACTSSSVGEPGSGRFQHTFTKPIIVMVGSLGRATKPTPGTDPFLVPFPPAGRRGKVLKGDTPPAPLPQGLELPTVVGIVFSAFVIGVSLTGGLWLIHSKTDPAEVPPPSPSAPAVPPALPAPDAGAVCAPLV; from the exons CCGCCTGGCACTGGGCCCTGTGCCAGGCTCGCCCGCTGTCCGCTCGCCACCCTGTGCTGGGCTTCTGGGAGCGGATCCGTGCAGGCACGGGTTGCGCCAGCCGGGGGCGCTCGGCCTCGGGCCGGGAGGTGCACGTGCTCGTCCTGAGGGGGCTAGCGGGGAGGATGGGGGCCAGACAG GTGAGCCTAGAACTGGGCCCAGCGCCCCACGGCAGAGCCCCTATCTTTGTGCTCAGCTCCCCAGCGCCTGTGGTCTGGAGCCTCCAAACGGCCCAAGTGGCTCTTGGGGAGCAATGGACCTTCCAG GTCTCCCCGGGGTCCAGAGTCTCGGccctggggggtgtctctgtcaCTGAAACCCAGCTGCCCCAGACCCCCCGAGGGCTCCTGCGCTGGGCGCATGAGGAGCACGGTGGGGTCAGCTCCCTGGCTGCGTATCGGGGCGTCAACACGGTCTATGTGCGGCTGGGAGACG ATGGGGTCTTGCCAGGTGCCTGCAAACCTCGCAGGAACTTCCTCTCCCCGACCCACTTTGCCTCTGACGTCCAACCACAGCCCTTGCGGGGCTGCCTGACCTCTGACCCCCCATGGGACCCCGAAGTTCACGTCATCCTCTCCAAAGGAGCCAGGCCCCG GCCCCCAGCACATCTCACTGTGGAGCTCCAAGCGCCCCAAGGCTGCTGCTCCCCCCGGCTGGAGCTGATCGTGGTGCTGAAGAGCGAGGGCGCCACCAGCTGGCTGGTCCGAATCCACCACATGGCTGGGCGTCTGCGAGTCCTG GCATCCCACAAGGTCTCGGTCAGCTgcacagaaccagaaccagacctggctctgagcagcagcatgtccctgggCCTGGCCTATGCCAGTGACCCCATGGCCTGGGCAATGGAGCAGGGGCTGCCTGGGGTCACATCTTACACGGAGGCCGAGCAGGTGAACAGGTTCCTGGTCATCGTGGGGCTGGATG GGGACCCCaaggctccccacccctccattccACCCCCCAGACCAGCCAAGATCTCCccaatgatctgggaaaggagCCGAGCGGCCCCAGGAGGCAGGAGCGCTGTGGGGCTGGCGGGAGCTCTGTCTGTGGCGTGTCTGAGCGAGAGGGTGGTAGCTCATGTCAACAAGGACATGCTCCAG GCCGCCAGACTCTCCCCAGCCCGAGTGACCCTGCGGGACCCCAGCTGTGCAGCCCAGTCCAATGGCACCCACTTCCTGCTGGAGTCCTCCCTGGCCGGCTGCGGCGCCCTGCGCATCCCAGCCCTAGGCCCCACCTCGGGCATCGTGCGGTACCAGAACGCG gtggTGCTCCGGGGCAGCGGGCCAGGGGTAGCGCCTGGGGGTTCCCCACTCCCGGCGAGACAGGCTGAAGATAGCTCGGAGTCCATTGAG ttctcctgctcctccccaaGCCTGAGCCAGCCGTCCCGCTTTGCCAAGCCCATCCTGGATCTTCCCTTCCACCTGGGCCGTGTCCTGCTCAGCCTGGAGGTCTACAGCTCGGAAGCCTTCACCAAGGCCCAGGGACCCTGCACGGTGTCGGCCAACAGCCGCGTCTTTGTGGAA GCTGCTCTGGCTGCCTTCGACCCCTGGCTCAGCTTCAGCATCCGCCTCTGCTTCCTCTCGCCgagctcctcctcctcgctggACTCCCCCTACATCCTGGTGCGGGGGGGCTGCCCGGCTCACCCCGACGTCTCCCTGCACCCGCCCCAcaagggggctgcaggccaggcATCGCCCTCTGGCTCCCAGGAGCTACAGCGCCTCAGCTTCCTGCTCCGGCCCCTCTACAATGACTCCATCCAATTCCTGCACTGCCGCCTGGCCCTCTGcgcccaggagccccagggccaggctggggtcTATGGGGGCGCCCTCCCCAAG TGTGGGCCCCAGGCCGGGgcatgcaccagcagcagcgtGGGGGAGCCGGGCAGCGGGCGGTTCCAGCACACCTTCACCAAGCCCATCATCGTAatggtggggagcctgggcagagCCACCAAACCCACCCCAGGAACAG ATCCCTTTCTGGTGCCCTTTCCTCCggctggcaggagggggaaggtgctGAAGGGAGACACACCCCCTG cccccctgccccagggcctggAGCTGCCCACTGTGGTGGGCATCGTCTTCTCAGCTTTCGTCATTGGTGTCTCTCTCACTGGGGGGCTCTGGCTCATTCACTCCAAGACAG